The window ttgCTCtcgagggccgaggttggacacccctgatttACAGCAAaggaaaccaggtgtaaattccAGCGTGCAAGTTGGGCGTGAACCCTCGAATTCTGTAACAGTGGATGCATCTCAAGAGAATGcctctgcccatgtccctcccaccgTTACGCCCCCCCCCTTTGCAGATATGCACAGGAACAGGATCTATTTAATAAGAgggcgtctgttcacgctttccaaaaatactaggattagggggcatgcgatgaagctacaatgtagtaaatttaaaacgaatcggagaaaatgtttcttcactcaacgtgtaattaaacagcTGACTGCCATTTAACTGTTTCCTacctgcagtgcattttttctagcaaaaaaggtgccagaactcaaatgataggccacccttcaggggtggggagatcactgagggatccaccctacaatagccaggccccctgcaaccagtcacagaatctatggcaaggcagaactggtgtgtagggcctgagctctttcattaaaacttggagtccatgggtcaattttagcagacaatggaagaggtgccggtactcagggccagatgcactaaacttaacgagccattaacgagcaagtagtaaaccctggcatgcacgaaatgcttctctgagccattttccgatcatggtagcagctaacggaatgcagatgagcaaattagtaccccgatgtgtataaatcgtattgtaacgagatgcactaccgttttccgattgcctagccgtggaaaatctaacaggaggtctgtacctctcgttggggttgCGTAGCCTCTAAAAAcctctataaatgtaacaaaaaaaaatcagggaaaaaaacgtccaagtactTCTCAGGGCCATCCTTCTAAAGCGCCTAACATGAACGTCCTTCactgaaacaacaacaaaaaaaaggacggccctgacgaggaATTGGACGTTTAtccccagatttttttttgtgatgggtgttcttctgcgaggacatccaaataaaaaaactatttggacatccctttcgattatgccccctccaggtctctctcagccaatcacagcgcgtttagctgttaccggtgtcagctaaacacgctgtgattggcggagagagacctggagggggggcataatcgaaagggatgtccaaatagttttttatttggacgtcctcgcacgtcccgatgccGGCGGTGGTAATTTGGTGCAACTCTCAGCCCCCATTGCCCCCAGAGCCGTGCGTTCCTGGGGAGGAGGGTCTGCACAGTCAGCCGCAAtcccctggaacaggttacttcctgttccggggcagagggagctgcagcgaatgagcaaaattagtaaactcgcagcaggcgcacgctgcggcacccccccccagtggcatgcacccggggggggctctttcacggggggggggtctttcgccgggggggtccgtgctgcacccgggggggcggggcgccgcccccctaggaacgccactgacctaaggcaatggatggttaagtgacttgctcaaggtcagaaGGGGCTGCAGTGGATTTAAACTGGGCTGTTTCTCAACCATTAGGGCTACTCCTCCGCCCTGCCCTCTTTTCTACATTTCTGACAAATTTTGAGGAGAAGAAGACATCCAAGGGAAAGAGTTAATTGTGCAATGTAAAACCTTAGTGCACTTAGGTTTTAGAGTGCTGAGTGGTGTGGGGGCCACCCCTACAGTTGTGGAGATGACTGGGGAGACAGGATGGGTTGATCGATCTTTTCCTGTAGCCAGCTACCTTGTTACTATCTTTCTGTGTTCCAGGAAGAGCACAaacttaattatttatttgtaacatttgtatcccgcatgttccccacttattagcaggctcaatgtggcttccaaaataccgtaatggtgaacgccaaATACGGTAGgcattaaacaaatacaattagtagaagggtcaggtaaggtaggggtaaattgTTTCAATGAGGGACAAGGAAATGAGtaataaaatgtccattgcaataTATGTATACATGCATTTTAGAGTTGAGGCTTTAAGTAGaatcagtagggtaggccttgcaaaacagataggtctttaaagttcgcttgaagttttgatggttgtgcgttgttttcacactctttggtaatgcattccatatttgcgcaCTGAAGTATGAAAAATTGGatccataggttgatttgtatccgACTCCAAtacagcttggatagtgaaggttcagataagtacgtgatgaactgattctgtttctggctggaagatctattaagtcaatcatatatcctggggcctcACCGTAGATTACCTTGTGGaccagggagcaaattttgaaagtaatgcggtccttgatagggagccagtgtagtttgaatCAAAGAGGTTTTGCGCtatcaaatctttttttgttgaatatcagtctggcagctgtgttttgggctgtctggagttttttcataagctcaataccattgattgtgtcaagTTACGGAATAGATCCCTCGGAAAGTACGGTCTTatgcgtttcagtttccacatagaataGAACATCTTCTTTACACTGGCgttaacttggctctctagtgtaagatGCCTATGAATAATAACTCCTAATATTTTAAGGCTATCAGAAATAGGGAGGGAATAAGCTGGAGTGTTTAGGGTTATAGGCTTGTAACTATTGTATGGAGACGAGAGGATAAGACAAtgtatttttttcagtgtttaattttagttgaaatgagttagcccataaatccatgatgttcaagcaacGAGCGATGTCATTGGAGATATCAgagagatcatgtctgaagggggatgtagatggtgacatcatcagcacaaATGAACGATTTAATGGTCAACATTAGAGGGACAAGATTCAGTGTATTGGTGAGAGAAATAAcgtatccaaaacttttttttttccgagCCTCTCCGAGGAGGCTGTCCGTGTATTCAGCAGCTGAACAGCTTTTTCCCCTGACACACTTTAAGTTTTGCAGTTGGCTTCAGGAACAGTAAATGTGCTGGTAATGACATTTAATTTGCAGGCACTGCTTTGGGCTTCATTATTCTACCAGTGTTTGCTTTCAGACTTTGGTAATTAGCTCTCGCACACAAGGGGCCTATTAAAAAGAGTTTTTGAGGGAAGCAGTGCCAGCATCCACTTATGTTAACCCTTTCTGTTTACCTGAGCTGCTTTTATGattcaaaaataataatttatctTTGAAATCACCAGGCTGAGAACAGcatagcaaaaaaaaacccaacacggagaaccagcatctccctcctccaGTAAACCAGTCAGCAGACAAAGTCCTGCTTGGACCaacctgcttttccctttgcctGCTAATGTACCTCAACGATACGTGGAAGGGGACAGAGGGGTGTAGAAGACCTCTAAGTGGGAGATTAATTTCAGTAGCTGTTACCCTTTCACTCTGTAAAGTATGCTGACTGAGGGGACCTTTTATAAAGGAACACTGAAAAatggcgcgggttttgggtgcgcgacaatctatttttttagcgcacctgtaaaaaaaaaggccttttttcacatttttgccgaaaatggacgtgcggcaaaatgaaaattgccacgcgtccattttgggtctaagaccttaccgccagccgttgacctggcggtaaagactcacgcggtaactgggcagtaatgaccttcgtgcatcaaatgccacttggcgcgcgcccGAAAATACTAATATTtttcggacacgtgccaaaaatgaaattaccgcaagagccacatggtagttgggtAACATGTAGAcgcccacgtggcttagtaaaaggacccctgaatgtttgGGGCCCTCTGAATGCAATGCAATGTATAGTGTGATGGCGAGATGGCTTTGGCGCCACCCAGTGGCTTTGAAGACAAGGTTACCTGTGCTTTCTTGCTgcacttaaggttatcaatagaaatcaaacaaaataaaacatggaaaagaaaataagatgataccttttttattggacataacttaatacatttcttgattgctCCACTTAAGAAACCACTTAGACGTAATTTGTATATTGATTTGTAATATATCCACTgtgtcttttctagcaaaaaaggtgccggtactcaaatgctaggccacccttcaagggtggggtgatcactgagggacccaccccacaatagccaggcccccctgcaaccagtcacagaatctatgacaaggcagaattggtgtgtagagcctgagctctttcattaaaagttggggtccatgggtcaatttgagcagacaatggaaaaggtgccagcactcagtacccccaagtaccccctcaaaaaaagccctgggtatatCAAAATAAACTGAACCTTTCACCTCACTCTCTCTACAGCAAGACCTCACAAACTAAGGCCAACACACTGAGTTTCTACATAACAGCTTTATTTAATATaaactcatttaaaaaaaaccctttccttCACAACTTGGGGTTTCCACAACCAAGCAAACTAGTTAAGCATAAACATGATAGCAAAAAAATCTCTCTTCTACACAGCTTTAAACCTAAGTATCCTAATTCTCAAGAGCTTTTAATGGCTCTTCCGTTCAGCTGCAGTGATTGCGTAACCCCTCTTTTCGCCATTAACACCATCAAATTTGACATtgtcccccctttttttaaattaagaaaaCCCCTAATTATCtgtaaaataaacatttacatttAGAATTTATAAACACCTTAGAATATAAGGCCTACCTAAATGCAAAAGTGTGAATCTATTCATGCGAAAATGCAGGAAAAATTCAAGGTTGGACAAGTGCAATGCATAGCATTTGAAATATTTTAATAACATAGCAATAAATTCAGTTTCTAATCTATCACTCCTTTGCCATCACAGATGAAAATATCTTTCCATATATCACTCTCTTTAAGGCATCCTTGACCTGCTTGTTCTTCAAACTGTAGATAACGGGATTTAAAGTTGGGATGACAGCCGTGTACAACAGAGCAAAGAGTTTATCTCGACTGAGGGAATACATTGAGGCTGGCCTCAGGTATGTGCACATGACAGTCCCGTAGAAGAGAATAACAGCCGTGAGGTGGGcggagcaggtggagaaggcctTGCGTCTCCCCTCCGTGGAACGGATCCTCAGGATGGTGGAGATGATGTAGACGTAGGAAGTCAGGGTTAAGAGAAAAGGGCTCATCCCAAAAACCCCACTTTCTATTAAAACTGTGAGCTCCACAGGGAGGGTCTCGCTGCACGAAAGCTTCAACAGTGCCGTGAGGTCACAGAAGAAATGATTGATTTCATTGGACTTGCAGAAAGATAACTGAGACACCATCAGGGGATACGGCACGGACCCCGAGAAACTAATGGCCCAGGACACAGCGGCTAACAGCACGCAGACCCGCCTGTTCATGATGACTGAGTAGCGCAAGGGATTGCAGATGGCGATGTAACGGTCATAGGCCATGACCGAGAGAAGGTAGAACTCGGAGCAGGCAAAAGTTGTGAAAAAGTACATCTGCACCAAGCATGC is drawn from Microcaecilia unicolor chromosome 14, aMicUni1.1, whole genome shotgun sequence and contains these coding sequences:
- the LOC115457349 gene encoding olfactory receptor 5V1-like — its product is MTVNKWTSQNHTAIMGFIILGFSDVRELELLISFLVLLVYVLNLLGNLTILVVIHLDPRLHTPMYFFLGNLSILDMCYATDTLHKVLDSFFTGRKFIPFIACLVQMYFFTTFACSEFYLLSVMAYDRYIAICNPLRYSVIMNRRVCVLLAAVSWAISFSGSVPYPLMVSQLSFCKSNEINHFFCDLTALLKLSCSETLPVELTVLIESGVFGMSPFLLTLTSYVYIISTILRIRSTEGRRKAFSTCSAHLTAVILFYGTVMCTYLRPASMYSLSRDKLFALLYTAVIPTLNPVIYSLKNKQVKDALKRVIYGKIFSSVMAKE